In a single window of the Thermofilum uzonense genome:
- the cmr5 gene encoding type III-B CRISPR module-associated protein Cmr5 — MSISEKDIMELALNAVEAVTTKCSEDVKSSFRARARNMISDLFTSGASYVISVAAARSSAYALETALSVKDVGEITRICEDHDYSKKLGVEKSDDKGYAIYGSLLLYVLKKTGILSSNKLSEAIRELQGNTYAEKILARMAIWLKRFAEAYIHE, encoded by the coding sequence TTGAGCATAAGCGAGAAGGATATTATGGAGCTCGCCCTTAACGCTGTCGAGGCAGTCACCACCAAATGCAGTGAAGATGTGAAAAGCAGCTTCAGGGCGAGAGCAAGGAACATGATATCTGACCTGTTTACGAGCGGGGCGAGCTATGTTATCAGCGTGGCAGCCGCCCGTAGCAGCGCCTACGCTTTAGAGACAGCGTTGTCCGTGAAGGACGTCGGGGAAATAACGAGAATATGCGAGGACCATGACTATTCTAAAAAGCTCGGCGTTGAAAAGAGTGATGATAAGGGATACGCAATTTACGGCTCACTCCTCCTATACGTTTTAAAGAAGACAGGGATCCTCAGTTCAAACAAGTTGAGTGAAGCCATCAGGGAACTACAAGGGAACACATACGCCGAGAAAATCCTTGCTAGAATGGCAATATGGCTGAAAAGATTCGCAGAGGCGTACATCCATGAGTAG
- the cmr6 gene encoding type III-B CRISPR module RAMP protein Cmr6 — protein sequence MSSRHQKHIPLEEFIKQELKKYGVNSNIYSFITRKLTETAILDLEGKISLTPGRDEASKRQPLEMLTTSFSKSLSKSLYQEFSPDKIAPLLGEASQWVQEVYKLASELFDFVFRFDVKTDSRLIVHTKNPYMPLEIGLAWHPLLNLPYIPSSTLKGVVRAFIRSHDRKELCGIDTEQLLGNQDYKGLLIFFDAVPVKVDKALLEPDVITPHYVELEGRIDETSVKPRPIVYPTVAKGVTFAMVMAMDSKPSKNPECILTDLPNTISMALSQGLGAKTSLGYGYVKVSLIEKKVTKA from the coding sequence ATGAGTAGTAGGCATCAGAAGCATATTCCTCTGGAAGAGTTCATCAAACAGGAGTTAAAGAAGTACGGGGTCAACTCGAACATCTACTCCTTCATAACAAGAAAGTTAACCGAGACCGCAATACTTGACCTCGAAGGAAAGATTTCCCTTACTCCGGGAAGGGACGAAGCGTCTAAACGACAACCGCTGGAAATGCTGACTACGAGCTTCTCGAAGAGCCTTTCCAAGAGCCTCTACCAGGAGTTCAGCCCAGATAAAATCGCGCCGTTACTCGGTGAGGCTTCCCAATGGGTTCAGGAGGTCTACAAGCTCGCGAGCGAGCTCTTCGACTTTGTTTTCCGTTTCGACGTGAAAACGGACTCCAGGCTCATCGTCCACACGAAGAACCCCTATATGCCGTTGGAGATTGGGCTTGCATGGCATCCCTTGCTGAACCTCCCCTACATACCCTCTTCTACTTTAAAGGGCGTCGTTAGAGCATTCATTAGATCCCATGACAGGAAGGAGCTCTGCGGGATCGACACTGAGCAACTTCTCGGGAACCAGGACTACAAGGGCTTGCTTATCTTCTTCGACGCGGTGCCAGTGAAGGTTGATAAAGCACTGCTGGAGCCAGACGTTATAACCCCACATTATGTAGAGCTAGAAGGGAGGATCGACGAAACCAGCGTGAAGCCCAGACCCATAGTATACCCCACGGTTGCTAAAGGCGTGACTTTCGCAATGGTCATGGCCATGGATTCCAAACCCAGCAAAAACCCGGAGTGTATACTCACGGATTTACCAAACACGATTAGCATGGCTCTCAGCCAAGGACTGGGAGCGAAGACGAGCCTAGGCTATGGTTACGTAAAGGTCAGCCTGATTGAGAAAAAGGTGACGAAAGCATGA
- the cas6 gene encoding CRISPR system precrRNA processing endoribonuclease RAMP protein Cas6, producing MAELDYRVRPETILYTVNEGRSVTERGFTGYVMYELLDTDSPLAQEFKKLLAFALRFGIGKSRSIGFGHVSLEPARPHRKTSSKGLDR from the coding sequence CTGGCGGAGCTCGACTACAGGGTAAGGCCTGAGACCATTCTGTACACGGTCAACGAGGGGAGGAGCGTGACGGAGCGGGGCTTCACGGGCTACGTGATGTACGAGCTTCTTGACACTGATTCCCCGCTCGCACAGGAGTTCAAGAAGCTGCTCGCGTTCGCGCTACGCTTCGGGATAGGAAAGTCCAGGAGCATAGGCTTCGGCCACGTAAGCCTTGAGCCTGCCAGACCGCACAGGAAGACTAGTAGTAAAGGCCTCGATCGGTAG
- a CDS encoding AbrB/MazE/SpoVT family DNA-binding domain-containing protein, translating into MGEAEVVRVGRRYTVVVPKRLREKLGLREGDLLRIRIENGKLILERVADPFRVLEGVIGEPYSEEREEGEAERWLLSAHRRH; encoded by the coding sequence ATGGGCGAGGCGGAGGTTGTCAGGGTGGGGAGGAGGTACACGGTGGTGGTGCCGAAGCGGTTGAGGGAGAAGCTGGGGCTGAGGGAGGGGGACCTGCTCAGAATCCGTATAGAGAATGGAAAGCTTATACTCGAGCGCGTCGCCGACCCCTTCAGGGTTCTGGAGGGAGTCATCGGCGAGCCGTACAGCGAGGAGAGGGAGGAGGGGGAGGCTGAGAGGTGGCTGCTCAGTGCCCATCGCCGACACTGA
- the cas1 gene encoding CRISPR-associated endonuclease Cas1, translating into MHAIIESKIRNQAGLLRYYSKSLERIDLKNLANEILSTLEELPEVLGNPQAVLNLEARVAQIYWGGVAELLPREIVFDGRDHESLDPFNISLNYSYALLYSRCWRVLVLAGLDPYAGFLHTDRSGKESLVYDFSEMFKPLAVDKLLISMFREGWRPRIENGLISRDSRADLIARFSEWMGKNARPTTGEACTLEQAMKRWAFRLAGYLRGESKSFTGFVETW; encoded by the coding sequence ATTCACGCGATAATAGAGTCCAAGATCCGCAACCAGGCCGGGCTGCTGAGATACTATTCTAAGTCCCTCGAGCGCATCGATTTAAAGAACCTGGCAAACGAGATACTCTCGACGCTAGAGGAGCTCCCGGAGGTCCTGGGAAACCCGCAAGCTGTGCTGAATCTCGAGGCAAGGGTGGCACAGATCTACTGGGGCGGTGTTGCAGAGCTCCTGCCACGGGAAATCGTTTTCGACGGGCGTGACCATGAGTCATTGGATCCCTTTAACATCTCCTTGAACTATAGCTACGCGCTTCTATATTCGAGGTGTTGGCGTGTCCTCGTGTTGGCAGGCCTGGATCCCTACGCCGGCTTTCTTCACACCGACAGGAGTGGTAAGGAGAGCCTTGTATATGACTTTAGCGAGATGTTCAAGCCACTTGCTGTCGACAAGCTGCTTATCTCGATGTTCAGGGAGGGTTGGAGGCCTAGAATCGAAAACGGGCTGATCTCTCGGGACTCGAGAGCCGACCTTATAGCACGCTTTTCTGAGTGGATGGGGAAGAACGCGAGGCCGACAACGGGCGAGGCTTGCACTCTTGAACAGGCAATGAAGAGGTGGGCTTTCAGGCTTGCAGGCTATCTCAGAGGGGAGTCCAAATCCTTCACGGGGTTCGTAGAGACATGGTGA
- a CDS encoding antitoxin VapB family protein yields the protein MGVKTITISIDAYEALLKLKRPGESFSDVILRLAKKRSLLELAGAWRDVDDEELGKVVMEIREAWSEWSIKTE from the coding sequence ATGGGCGTGAAAACAATCACTATATCGATTGATGCCTATGAAGCCCTGTTGAAGCTTAAGAGGCCTGGCGAGAGTTTCTCAGACGTGATTTTGAGGCTTGCGAAGAAGAGGAGTCTGCTGGAACTTGCTGGTGCGTGGAGAGATGTCGATGATGAAGAGTTGGGTAAGGTAGTGATGGAGATAAGAGAAGCCTGGTCAGAATGGAGCATCAAGACAGAATGA
- a CDS encoding AbrB/MazE/SpoVT family DNA-binding domain-containing protein, which yields MRGAEVVRVGRRYTVVVPKRLREKLGLKEGDLLRIRIENGKLILERVADPFRVLEAVIGEPYSEEKEEKKAERWLLDATSGH from the coding sequence ATGAGAGGGGCAGAGGTTGTACGGGTAGGGAGAAGATACACGGTGGTGGTGCCGAAGAGGTTGAGGGAGAAGTTGGGGTTGAAGGAGGGGGACCTGCTCAGAATCCGTATAGAGAATGGAAAGCTTATACTCGAGCGCGTAGCTGATCCCTTCAGAGTTCTAGAGGCTGTGATAGGCGAGCCCTACAGCGAGGAAAAGGAGGAAAAGAAGGCTGAGAGGTGGCTGCTGGATGCCACTTCTGGACACTGA
- the cmr4 gene encoding type III-B CRISPR module RAMP protein Cmr4, whose translation MAATFKQSLIFFKAVTPTHPGYAKGALDFVDQPVQRDEFGFPCIWASSLKGAVRSMLSRTQESNACLKLALGPPPTEAHEHSSLTSFLDVRLLLFPTRSLKGIWTYATSSHLIGYLATYLEALGKNDKATQLLQNLRNISTPATSRKDILLDGQLAILNELDVKDIKIDENLPKSLFEKILPEELLAHVKSRGVVLVEDDLIVDLVRRGMFIQYRVRLNENDKTVDQGPWLEEYIPQETILFTALICRPLLKNEACSEPCDWLYNNLKNKVLWLGGNETLGKGLLKLYLVDA comes from the coding sequence ATGGCGGCCACTTTTAAACAGAGCCTCATCTTTTTTAAAGCCGTAACACCCACCCACCCAGGCTATGCAAAAGGAGCCCTAGACTTCGTCGATCAACCCGTACAACGAGACGAGTTTGGTTTTCCCTGCATATGGGCCAGTAGCTTAAAAGGGGCGGTCCGCTCAATGCTTTCGAGGACTCAAGAATCAAATGCATGCCTCAAGCTCGCGCTGGGACCACCCCCCACAGAGGCACACGAGCACTCCTCTCTAACCAGTTTCCTAGATGTGAGGCTACTCCTGTTTCCAACAAGAAGTCTCAAGGGTATCTGGACATATGCGACGAGCTCCCACCTCATCGGCTACCTGGCAACTTACCTTGAAGCCTTGGGGAAAAATGATAAAGCTACCCAACTACTTCAAAATTTGAGGAATATAAGCACCCCGGCTACTTCTCGGAAGGATATACTTCTTGACGGTCAGCTAGCCATATTAAACGAACTAGACGTAAAAGATATAAAAATCGACGAAAACCTCCCTAAATCTTTGTTCGAGAAAATCCTGCCAGAGGAGCTACTAGCTCACGTGAAGAGTAGAGGTGTAGTTTTAGTTGAGGATGATTTAATAGTTGACCTCGTGCGAAGAGGAATGTTCATACAGTATAGGGTAAGGCTAAACGAAAACGATAAAACCGTTGATCAAGGACCATGGCTAGAGGAATACATCCCCCAGGAGACCATACTTTTCACAGCTTTGATCTGTCGACCACTCCTTAAAAACGAAGCATGCAGCGAACCCTGCGACTGGCTCTACAACAACTTGAAAAATAAAGTTCTGTGGCTTGGAGGCAACGAAACGCTAGGCAAGGGTCTCTTAAAGCTTTACCTCGTAGACGCCTAG
- a CDS encoding type II toxin-antitoxin system VapC family toxin, whose product MEHQDRMIVLDTDLLIDFLKGRRVAVNTIRDLIESKARLATTVINVFELAWGAYRVGRLRDVEELSEILETLNLTSKEALKAGEEAAYLYSIGQPLDIRDLLIGIIARENGYSILTGNTRHLSKIRGLRVIPYHGDSSL is encoded by the coding sequence ATGGAGCATCAAGACAGAATGATTGTTTTAGATACCGACCTTCTCATCGACTTCCTAAAAGGTAGAAGGGTAGCAGTGAATACAATAAGAGATTTAATAGAGTCTAAAGCCCGCTTGGCGACTACGGTTATAAACGTTTTCGAGCTGGCTTGGGGGGCCTATAGAGTTGGTAGACTGAGAGACGTTGAGGAGCTATCCGAGATCCTGGAGACACTTAACCTCACGTCAAAAGAAGCCTTAAAAGCCGGTGAGGAGGCCGCGTACCTATATTCAATAGGTCAGCCCCTAGATATTAGAGATTTATTGATCGGCATCATAGCACGCGAGAACGGATACTCGATCCTCACAGGCAATACAAGACATCTAAGCAAGATACGCGGATTAAGAGTGATACCATACCACGGGGATTCCAGTTTATAG
- a CDS encoding RAMP superfamily CRISPR-associated protein produces the protein MSSLVIELEQSTPALVGHYEPGLVDELNFLRPTSIKGVWRWFARALVAGALYDLGLLCGEPGGDVVRRPTKQEVGVVSQIVGRDMGLGYAGGSGEGAVSRFRLRVEVVRRPRVESTDGPSITVRGRQVRLQRLALLTLGRKSVRYFEGGTFRLVVERVPGASKEDRKGEELALRALLLALSISGVGKASRKGLGSLDVVRVEGLTVGKNLRSLLDEAYELAQEVVGRHAELKPREGRGLPPVPSVAKNQVAGVQPFSLYRVEGVNWVDLHNFFVRSERSRKLTGSSRSQDPLRAALEAWILGLPRSQKGTGYFIGGRAERRASPIFVAYHGARHIFGGGAYISVFASADWPAKLKWVGAGSQQLTVDEKLIAKALGDALGELWKYLGASPSGVWP, from the coding sequence ATGAGTAGCCTCGTAATAGAGCTCGAGCAGAGCACGCCCGCCCTCGTGGGGCACTACGAGCCGGGGCTTGTCGACGAGCTGAACTTCCTCAGGCCCACGAGCATCAAGGGCGTGTGGAGATGGTTCGCGAGGGCGCTCGTGGCGGGCGCGCTGTACGACCTCGGCCTCCTCTGCGGCGAGCCGGGCGGCGACGTCGTGAGGAGGCCCACCAAGCAGGAGGTAGGCGTCGTCTCGCAGATAGTCGGCAGGGATATGGGCCTGGGCTACGCCGGGGGGAGCGGCGAGGGTGCGGTCTCAAGGTTCAGGTTAAGGGTGGAGGTCGTGCGCAGGCCCCGCGTGGAGAGCACGGATGGCCCTTCCATCACCGTGAGAGGGAGGCAGGTTAGGCTGCAGAGGCTGGCCTTGCTGACCCTCGGCAGGAAGTCCGTCCGGTACTTCGAGGGAGGAACCTTTAGGCTCGTGGTTGAGCGAGTCCCAGGCGCGTCGAAAGAGGACAGGAAGGGTGAGGAGCTGGCACTCAGGGCGCTTCTCCTGGCGCTCAGCATCTCAGGGGTCGGCAAGGCGTCGAGGAAGGGACTGGGCTCGCTGGACGTAGTCAGGGTCGAGGGCCTCACCGTCGGGAAGAACCTAAGATCCCTCTTGGACGAGGCTTACGAGCTCGCCCAGGAGGTCGTTGGGCGGCACGCGGAACTCAAGCCCCGCGAGGGGCGAGGCCTGCCGCCGGTGCCCTCCGTAGCCAAAAACCAAGTCGCAGGCGTGCAGCCCTTCTCGCTGTACAGAGTCGAGGGGGTCAACTGGGTCGACCTCCACAACTTTTTCGTGAGGAGCGAGAGAAGCAGAAAACTGACCGGCAGCTCCAGGTCCCAGGACCCGCTGAGGGCCGCCCTAGAGGCCTGGATCCTGGGCCTCCCGAGGAGCCAGAAGGGAACCGGGTACTTCATAGGGGGGCGTGCGGAGCGGAGGGCCTCCCCCATCTTCGTGGCTTACCATGGAGCTCGACACATCTTCGGCGGGGGAGCCTACATCTCAGTGTTCGCCTCGGCGGACTGGCCGGCGAAGCTCAAGTGGGTCGGGGCCGGGAGTCAGCAGCTGACGGTGGACGAGAAACTCATCGCAAAGGCCCTAGGGGACGCGCTCGGCGAGCTGTGGAAGTACCTAGGTGCGAGCCCCAGCGGGGTGTGGCCTTAA
- a CDS encoding ParA family protein, with amino-acid sequence MGRVVIFLSVKGGVGKTTLGVNTADMLARRVSGSDKVLLIDLDAQASATIYVLGYDSQRRYESEGRTVHSFLLKLWESAESLEPERYIVKASSTSSAWSDRLFIVPGDSRIMELERRFVAEGGAKGVAWLKLLMKAVEKFREKGFEYVFIDPPATLGVLSTMALAACDYFIIPIVPDDFGRASFKFFMTDYFSKASYDIVSQDLRPERPLCGGVVFNKLVSQSSAVHRRIADEIEKEVLSVKLYGKYPIPVYKTRLNEYIAYAKAVDEHKPIIAMPDKKAREQFEQFFNEFYDYVIKGRAGRESA; translated from the coding sequence ATGGGCAGGGTAGTAATCTTCCTAAGCGTCAAGGGCGGAGTAGGGAAGACCACTCTCGGCGTAAACACCGCCGACATGCTTGCGAGGAGGGTCAGCGGCTCCGACAAGGTCCTGCTGATCGACCTCGACGCCCAGGCAAGCGCCACCATATACGTGCTCGGCTACGACTCTCAGCGAAGGTACGAGAGCGAGGGACGCACAGTCCACAGCTTCCTGTTGAAGCTCTGGGAATCAGCTGAGAGCTTGGAGCCCGAACGGTATATCGTTAAAGCCTCCTCTACGAGCAGTGCGTGGAGCGATAGACTGTTCATAGTGCCGGGCGATTCGAGGATAATGGAGCTCGAGAGAAGGTTCGTGGCTGAAGGAGGAGCAAAGGGTGTAGCTTGGCTCAAGTTGCTGATGAAAGCCGTTGAGAAGTTCAGGGAAAAAGGGTTCGAGTACGTTTTCATAGACCCTCCCGCAACCCTGGGCGTGCTGTCCACGATGGCCCTGGCAGCCTGCGACTACTTCATTATACCCATCGTCCCAGACGACTTCGGCCGCGCATCCTTCAAGTTCTTCATGACAGACTACTTCAGTAAAGCATCCTATGACATTGTAAGCCAGGACCTGCGGCCGGAGCGCCCCCTTTGCGGCGGAGTCGTCTTTAACAAGCTTGTATCCCAGTCTTCAGCCGTGCACAGGCGGATCGCCGACGAGATAGAGAAAGAGGTCTTGTCCGTGAAGCTCTACGGGAAGTATCCCATCCCCGTCTACAAGACAAGGCTGAACGAGTACATAGCATACGCGAAGGCCGTAGACGAGCATAAGCCCATCATAGCCATGCCCGACAAGAAAGCCAGAGAGCAGTTTGAGCAGTTCTTCAACGAGTTCTACGACTACGTGATAAAGGGCAGAGCGGGACGCGAGAGTGCCTGA
- a CDS encoding type II toxin-antitoxin system VapC family toxin, whose amino-acid sequence MPIADTEVLFAMNPRDDRHAKALRALRVKGLRVPDTALLEFQVVLRARGRRPEEVAAALEALGSILAAHRVPELRTLGLGLLVRQAEIERSYGLSYFDSLIAASALAYDGVVISDDAAFDKVPGLRRIPLRDL is encoded by the coding sequence GTGCCCATCGCCGACACTGAGGTCCTCTTCGCGATGAACCCGAGGGACGACAGGCACGCTAAGGCGCTGAGAGCCCTCAGGGTCAAGGGGCTCAGGGTGCCTGACACCGCCCTCCTGGAGTTCCAGGTGGTGCTGAGGGCCCGCGGCAGGAGGCCGGAGGAGGTCGCCGCTGCGCTTGAAGCGCTCGGGAGCATCCTGGCGGCGCACCGCGTCCCGGAGCTGCGCACCCTCGGCCTAGGGTTGCTCGTGAGGCAGGCAGAGATCGAGAGGTCGTACGGCCTGAGCTACTTCGACAGCCTAATAGCGGCGTCGGCTCTAGCTTACGACGGGGTCGTGATCTCCGACGACGCAGCGTTCGACAAAGTGCCAGGCTTGAGGAGGATCCCGCTTCGCGACCTGTAG
- a CDS encoding DUF6259 domain-containing protein, with product MAIDFSYKIMSTPGGKILIMTWNGFRGGDNVPKERLLDIHVKASITILDNSPLTYWRIEATSSEYDIDINSITFPIISGLTYIGDNGEDDFLVYPSLTGLLMRNPWKNLPVQPGIPWQLYPSGWVSMQFMAFYNIHLGGLYLATNDTEGNVKGFSVYRFSMNDWNMAVTHYQPYGEKSLNLTYSVIVGVFLGDWHVAAEIYKSWAENQWWCVEALKRSTPSWFLETSAIHSTSLYTPGSEGWASQIPFYTVPLLAEDSIKTLGMPVIMQVWGWEKHGTFTLIPDYFPPIEGWDAFDSMIYGVHRAGGKVSVFISTNYFSPELEAYKEMRKYAIKLKDRTLEGLMCPASTEWRSYVKEIALTLVRHGVDHVHLDGSLIDPPYPCVHENHDHPKGYGKWWFEAFKELFKEIREEAKKINPEVVFSSEEICELYIPFLDRFYSRGNVAELYATHWFWQITGSEAIPLFQYVYHKYISSWGHYVHGWSMSSSEISYSIKALATSLVWGEPLEIRLPSLNERMSKLIKINPIVLFFKRATTFRYKIAKDFLVYGEMITPLNFTTPVIRIKNPSWHLSPTELKETVTPAILHSAWKNSMGEIGFVFVNIGDESVEIKLRIDLSKYNLTQAFVIEERLGGARFVGKASNDFMTNITLNPNDIILLRLTEKRVPVYLSTQPGGMVLVVNKSSISPLNPTLLILERNKFYEFQAQMIHNVDESTRYKFERWIIEGERHGWEHIAANLSLKLDSPINLTALYSKEFHVNVSTPYGSINGTGWYKAGSLASLTIPVPEFLVGNGTRVVFEGWYEDGNLLSNETRLELKVDSPKNVEARWKKQYYISVETNIGQISGAGWYDYGSVAAIRLIAPKIQGDPLVRYVIDRVEGITKEDEFLNMSLILLKVDRPRNLRVFWKIDYTGLFSLISLITLITILITIATIIAFRYSSRKN from the coding sequence ATGGCGATAGATTTCTCCTATAAAATCATGTCTACTCCGGGGGGTAAAATCCTAATAATGACATGGAATGGATTTCGAGGTGGCGACAATGTTCCAAAAGAGAGACTTCTCGATATACACGTGAAGGCCTCCATAACGATCCTAGATAATTCGCCATTGACTTACTGGAGAATCGAGGCCACAAGCAGTGAGTACGATATCGACATAAACTCCATCACCTTTCCTATAATTTCTGGACTAACATATATAGGAGATAACGGAGAAGATGATTTCCTGGTATATCCTTCACTAACCGGACTTCTCATGCGTAATCCATGGAAGAATTTGCCAGTTCAACCTGGGATACCCTGGCAATTATATCCTAGCGGTTGGGTCTCAATGCAATTCATGGCATTTTACAACATACACCTCGGAGGCCTGTACCTGGCTACAAATGACACAGAGGGCAATGTCAAGGGTTTCTCGGTGTATAGATTCAGCATGAATGACTGGAATATGGCTGTGACACACTACCAGCCTTACGGCGAAAAATCGCTTAACCTGACTTACAGCGTTATCGTCGGCGTATTTCTCGGGGACTGGCATGTCGCTGCCGAAATCTACAAGAGCTGGGCCGAGAATCAATGGTGGTGTGTCGAGGCCTTAAAACGCTCGACTCCTTCATGGTTCCTTGAGACATCGGCGATACATTCAACATCCTTATATACACCTGGTTCTGAAGGATGGGCTAGTCAAATTCCTTTCTATACAGTTCCTTTGTTAGCTGAAGACTCAATCAAAACTCTTGGAATGCCAGTAATAATGCAAGTGTGGGGTTGGGAAAAACATGGGACATTTACCCTAATACCCGACTACTTCCCACCAATTGAGGGCTGGGATGCATTCGATAGTATGATTTATGGTGTTCACAGAGCCGGAGGTAAAGTATCAGTGTTCATCTCTACAAACTACTTTTCACCCGAGCTGGAAGCCTATAAGGAAATGAGAAAGTACGCGATAAAGCTAAAGGATAGAACACTGGAGGGATTAATGTGTCCAGCTTCTACGGAATGGCGGAGCTACGTTAAGGAAATCGCTCTCACACTAGTCAGGCATGGAGTCGATCACGTGCATCTTGATGGAAGTCTTATAGACCCACCCTATCCTTGCGTCCACGAAAATCATGACCACCCTAAAGGCTACGGTAAGTGGTGGTTCGAAGCTTTTAAAGAACTCTTTAAAGAGATTCGAGAGGAAGCCAAAAAGATAAACCCTGAAGTTGTCTTCTCATCGGAGGAGATCTGTGAATTATACATACCATTCCTTGATAGGTTTTACTCCCGAGGCAACGTTGCTGAACTTTACGCAACACACTGGTTCTGGCAAATTACTGGTAGTGAAGCAATCCCACTTTTCCAATACGTCTATCATAAGTACATCTCTTCATGGGGACATTATGTCCACGGATGGAGCATGAGCTCAAGCGAGATATCATATTCTATCAAGGCACTCGCGACTTCCCTCGTGTGGGGAGAACCATTAGAAATAAGGCTACCGTCACTTAATGAGCGAATGTCAAAGTTAATAAAAATAAATCCGATCGTCCTTTTCTTTAAAAGGGCAACTACTTTTAGATATAAGATAGCAAAAGACTTCTTGGTTTATGGCGAGATGATAACCCCTCTTAATTTTACAACACCCGTTATCAGAATCAAGAACCCTTCATGGCATCTCTCCCCCACTGAGCTAAAGGAAACCGTAACACCAGCCATACTACATTCAGCGTGGAAGAATTCTATGGGTGAAATAGGCTTCGTCTTTGTGAACATCGGAGATGAAAGCGTGGAAATAAAGTTACGAATAGATCTATCCAAATACAATCTAACACAAGCATTTGTAATAGAAGAACGGCTAGGAGGTGCCAGATTCGTTGGAAAAGCGTCAAACGATTTTATGACAAATATTACTCTAAATCCTAACGATATCATATTGCTGCGTCTCACAGAGAAGAGAGTGCCCGTGTATTTATCAACCCAGCCCGGCGGGATGGTTTTAGTTGTAAATAAATCTTCTATAAGTCCTCTAAACCCAACCTTATTAATTCTAGAAAGGAATAAATTTTATGAATTCCAAGCCCAAATGATTCATAACGTTGATGAGAGCACACGGTATAAGTTTGAGAGATGGATAATAGAGGGTGAAAGGCACGGCTGGGAGCATATCGCGGCGAATCTAAGCTTAAAACTAGATTCACCCATAAATTTGACAGCGCTCTACTCAAAAGAATTCCACGTCAACGTATCGACGCCATATGGATCAATAAACGGAACAGGATGGTATAAAGCCGGTAGTCTTGCCTCCCTAACTATCCCCGTTCCTGAATTCCTTGTAGGGAATGGAACACGCGTTGTTTTCGAAGGATGGTACGAGGACGGTAATTTACTCTCGAATGAGACACGCCTCGAATTAAAGGTCGATAGTCCAAAGAACGTGGAAGCCCGTTGGAAAAAACAATACTACATTAGCGTGGAAACCAATATTGGACAAATATCGGGAGCAGGTTGGTATGACTATGGAAGCGTAGCTGCCATTAGATTAATTGCACCAAAAATACAGGGAGATCCCCTCGTACGATATGTAATTGATAGAGTAGAGGGAATTACCAAAGAAGATGAATTTCTCAATATGAGTCTAATCCTACTCAAAGTAGATAGACCTAGGAACCTGAGAGTATTCTGGAAAATCGACTATACAGGATTATTTTCACTTATATCCTTAATCACTTTAATTACGATCTTAATTACGATTGCTACTATCATAGCCTTCCGCTATTCCTCAAGAAAAAATTAA